A window of the Tachyglossus aculeatus isolate mTacAcu1 chromosome 2, mTacAcu1.pri, whole genome shotgun sequence genome harbors these coding sequences:
- the LOC119945353 gene encoding C-C chemokine receptor type 3-like, which yields MNISTVETDYDSTTEPLYDLAEPCKKTDVKVLAARFLPPLYSLVFIVGVVGNAMVVLILIKYKRLITMTNIYLLSLAFSDLLFLSTFPFWIHSELKGDWIFGNGMCKLLSYLHTLGLFSGIFIIILLTIDRYLAVVHAVFALKVRTVTVGFVSSAVSWIFAGLAALPELIFQTSQRKSLRPTCSLYFPHDTAGAWKYLQALKQNILGFALPLLIMVVCYTGIINRLLRRRSEKKVVVVRLIFVIMLIFFIFWTPYNLVQLIFAFQEFFFENENECERSNQLDIALQVTEVIAFTHCCANPVIYAFVGERFRKYLCHFFQRHIAANLCKRVPFSPGKKLERTCSGIPSTGEQEPLSEF from the coding sequence ATGAATATTTCAACAGTGGAAACGGATTATGACTCAACGACAGAACCGTTATACGATCTGGCAGAGCCATGCAAAAAGACTGATGTCAAAGTTCTGGCTGCCCGGTTTCTGCCCCCGCTGTATTCCTTGGTGTTTATAGTGGGTGTGGTAGGCAATGCCATGGTCGTGCTGATCCTCATTAAATATAAGAGGCTCATAACCATGACCAACATCTATCTCCTCAGCTTGGCGTTTTCTGATCTGCTTTTTCTTTCCACCTTTCCATTTTGGATTCACTCCGAATTGAAGGGCGACTGGATTTTTGGGAACGGCATGTGCAAGCTTCTTTCTTACCTCCACACTCTGGGTCTGTTCAGcggcatcttcatcatcatcctcttgaCAATCGATCGGTACCTGGCTGTCGTCCATGCCGTGTTCGCTTTGAAAGTCAGGACCGTCACTGTCGGCTTTGTGTCGAGTGCTGTCTCTTGGATCTTCGCTGGGCTCGCTGCTCTTCCGGAGCTCATCTTTCAAACGTCTCAAAGGAAAAGCCTACGCCCGACATGCAGTCTTTACTTTCCACATGACACTGCAGGGGCATGGAAATATTTACAGGCTTTAAAACAGAATATCTTGGGATTTGCCCTCCCCCTACTTATTATGGTGGTGTGTTACACGGGAATTATAAACAGGCTGCTAAGACGGAGGAGTGAGAAAAAGGTGGTTGTTGTCCGACTGATTTTTGTTATAATGCTCATCTTTTTTATCTTCTGGACCCCCTACAACCTTGTTCAACTCATTTTCGCTTTTCAAGAGTTCTTTTTTGAGAATGAGAACGAGTGTGAGAGAAGCAATCAGTTGGACATCGCCCTGCAAGTGACGGAAGTCATCGCCTTCACCCACTGCTGTGCCAACCCTGTGATTTACGCTTTCGTTGGAGAGCGGTTTCGGAAATACCTCTGTCACTTCTTCCAAAGGCACATTGCTGCCAACCTATGTAAGCGTGTTCCCTTCTCCCCTGGGAAGAAACTGGAGCGGACGTGTTCCGGAATTCCGTCCACAGGGGAGCAGGAGCCCTTATCTGAATTTTAG